The following is a genomic window from Bacteroidales bacterium.
CACGAAAGGTTGGTAAATCCCACCCTGTGTGCCACCGCCGTCACGTTGTCGTTTTGGGCTTTGAGCAGTTCAGCAGCACGGCTGAGCCGCCGGCTGCGGATGAACCCGCCCGGCGACTGGTGAAACAACGCCCTGATCCTCCGGTGCAACTGCACCCTGCTCAACGACATCATGCGCGCAAAGGCCTCCACCCCAAAACCGGGGTCACCCATGTTCCCGGCAACAATTTTCCGGGCTTTCTCCATAAAGACTTTGTCTGTCATGGTATTTACCGAATTTTCAATTATTCTGAAGACAACGGATACTGAAACCGTTTTCCTTGTTATTGTTGATCCTCAC
Proteins encoded in this region:
- a CDS encoding helix-turn-helix transcriptional regulator, which produces MTDKVFMEKARKIVAGNMGDPGFGVEAFARMMSLSRVQLHRRIRALFHQSPGGFIRSRRLSRAAELLKAQNDNVTAVAHRVGFTNLSWFTRCFREEFHVNPSGMLKNVARE